A DNA window from Leishmania panamensis strain MHOM/PA/94/PSC-1 chromosome 27 sequence contains the following coding sequences:
- a CDS encoding hypothetical protein (TriTrypDB/GeneDB-style sysID: LpmP.27.1880), protein MSDWASKLQRELMSPTDPLGGLAHKDYYRDPATGYAPQYAPRDFVQGGSIAYPHLQGSGSAHDTYAAAVVRRNWLEHDVAAMGFESQDARATSRQLSSDAEREAFMQRHVPADRHRSAFSVNTSLAAMDQLQTSGLQSPEKVYQQATLDRYRAAATSSSSAALGVSYTAAIGLTGGELVDALAEDYAAAADDCIDEDLRIAHGLRAKERFDFKIMQRSSRVPFQGYDMDRFAAQREGRPHGAQQLPPLIPPSSMEEAMKNLRCSTAALPDTEAQARQTYAQNTTSEDPKLGEALTSDVIGGLHARRQSSQDAKEQARKQRFGLGRQGALVQDGGPDRRTLKKHTNDERLLDAVNFASDAYRRTTTDEHVDPYVRRNTEAGVGHLLTNRFDMARREDRVAHGQQDLTERNTIHYGVPIQQLIDEFVFAHRNARGERPLDYFKPFPNFRAQRLYRMYRDIEGFSLLKQRPEAFEWELFTRYRAHHNQRRELALLHGLEPVANETAAQRAARRLALDQLCERTPFDPSKLHTSDDEVKIDAETLRNWFGVYVLPSPTIVESVVRAEGGALNLHLQHAADELNAADTREHILSSRYLSRLLLFEGFQHRWNRGFTKEVAGKAPEPVVKYAQPQEVLKYFDADERAMYQQYVQQESDVQLSEWAKMTRGRRYIAEKEQYGEVVGQGYKVHVVDVQHQETGAVLTISAKLLERSVAAALSGKEPAGGSSSSARSSSSSTVVRVDGQEYLVVPGSERIVTPLSIRLESGESMELTDEVFSAYPLEVPASAKYNHALNYGIGEYDYNRGNYVETQDIIWERATADQEEGWSPATHADGLRPGLPVRACRRLAVAGEDRAGVAITGDYQRGRIVQYHRQPFFNPDPRLVTVAFHADGVVQEVPLADVMIWQRCYHGPERTAGDESRRYNPAGLRRYIDVADPNNEKASPSSSAGASGNDPDDHFLEKYERRLVNNTASAKYRTTKQITEIDQWNRFDTSRADNHRPLSISHRRDYVRQGYLPRYTPWEWIAIQEADQPIIYETVRTDNVGASYFFSLNRSWRYKARPHGYLRNYENEVRDMLQFVDGVTPWKQAQKIRTYWEVRQHHPMPQFNRPEVAMHRNNAGLLPSHMWETDKKTGKVRAVKDSVRDYQTKVPLPKWVQL, encoded by the coding sequence ATGTCGGACTGGGCATCGAAGCTGCAGCGGGAGCTGATGAGCCCTACTGACCCCCTCGGTGGGCTAGCCCACAAGGACTACTACCGCGACCCAGCTACCGGCTATGCACCGCAGTACGCGCCGCGCGACTTTGTGCAAGGTGGCAGTATCGCCTACCCTCACCTGCAGGGCAGCGGGAGTGCCCACGATACGtacgcggcggcagtggtgcgccGCAATTGGCTGGAGCATGACGTGGCCGCTATGGGATTTGAGTCGCAGGACGCCCGAGCGACGTCGCGGCAGCTGAGCAGTGACGCAGAGCGCGAAGCGTTCATGCAACGTCATGTGCCAGCCGatcgccaccgcagcgcgttTTCGGTCAACACTTCACTCGCGGCCATGGACCAGCTACAGACGAGTGGGTTGCAGAGCCCCGAGAAGGTTTATCAGCAGGCCACGCTGGATCGCTaccgtgccgccgccacgtcgtcgtcttctgctgctcttggtGTGTCATACACTGCAGCCATCGGTCTCACTGGAGGCGAGCTTGTCGACGCGCTAGCGGAAGActacgctgccgccgcggatGACTGCATAGACGAGGATCTGCGCATCGCCCACGGTCTTCGCGCAAAGGAACGCTTCGACTTCAAGATCATGCAGCGCTCTTCGCGCGTTCCCTTTCAGGGCTACGATATGGATCGCTTTGCAGCACAGCGCGAAGGACGTCCGCAcggcgcacagcagctgccaccCCTAATCCCGCCCTCATCCATGGAAGAGGCGATGAAGAACCTGCGGTGTAgtacggcggcgctgcccgACACGGAGGCTCAGGCCCGCCAGACCTACGCGCAGAACACCACCTCTGAGGATCCGAAGCTCGGCGAAGCGCTGACCAGCGACGTCATCGGTGGCCTGCACGCGCGCCGCCAGAGTTCGCAGGATGCAAAGGAGCAGGCCCGAAAGCAGCGCTTCGGTCTCGGTCGGCAAGGCGCGCTTGTGCAGGACGGTGGGCCGGACCGGCGAACACTCAAGAAGCACACGAACGATGAACGGCTGCTTGACGCAGTCAATTTTGCCTCTGATGCGTACCGACGGACGACGACGGACGAGCACGTTGATCCGTACGTGCGACGCAACACGGAGGCAGGCGTCGGACATCTTCTCACCAATCGCTTCGACATGGCGCGTCGCGAGGACCGCGTCGCGCACGGGCAGCAGGATCTGACAGAGCGTAATACGATACACTATGGCGTTCCCATTCAGCAGTTGATCGACGAGTTTGTCTTTGCGCACCGCAATGCCCGCGGGGAGCGGCCGCTGGACTATTTCAAGCCCTTCCCTAATTTTCGCGCTCAGCGGCTCTACCGCATGTACCGCGATATTGAAGGCTTTTCCCTTTTAAAACAGCGCCCGGAGGCCTTCGAGTGGGAGCTCTTCACCCGCTACCGAGCCCACCACAATCAGCGACGCGAGCTGGCGCTACTGCATGGGTTGGAGCCAGTCGCAAACGAAACGGCAGCTCagcgggcggcgcggcgactTGCCCTGGATCAGCTGTGTGAGAGAACGCCCTTCGACCCATCCAAGCTGCACACCAGTGACGACGAGGTTAAGATCGATGCTGAGACGCTGCGCAACTGGTTTGGCGTGTACGTGCTGCCCTCTCCCACCATCGTTGAGTCCGTCGTGCGCGCGGAGGGCGGTGCGCTCAACCTACACCTGCAGCACGCCGCAGATGAGCTGAATGCGGCCGACACACGCGAGCACATCCTCAGCAGCCGCTACCTGAGCCGCTTGTTATTGTTTGAAGGCTTCCAACACCGCTGGAACCGTGGCTTCACGAAGGAGGTGGCTGGCAAGGCGCCAGAGCCGGTCGTCAAGTACGCCCAGCCACAGGAGGTCCTCAAGTATTTTGACGCCGATGAGCGTGCCATGTACCAGCAGTACGTGCAGCAGGAGTCGGACGTGCAGCTGAGCGAGTGGGCGAAGATGACACGTGGCCGCCGCTATATTGCTGAGAAGGAGCAGTATGGCGAGGTGGTGGGGCAGGGCTACAAGGTACACGTTGTAGACGTGCAGCACCAAGAAACAGGAGCGGTGCTGACCATATCGgcgaagctgctggagaggAGCGTGGCGGCCGCGCTGTCCGGCAAAGAACCCGCAGggggtagcagcagcagcgcaagatcgtcgtcgtcatcgacAGTGGTGCGCGTCGATGGCCAGGAGTACCTTGTTGTGCCGGGTAGTGAGCGCATCGTGACGCCGCTGTCTATCCGGCTCGAGTCCGGCGAGTCCATGGAACTGACGGATGAGGTCTTTTCCGCGTACCCGCTGGAGGTGCCGGCGAGTGCCAAGTACAATCATGCCTTGAACTACGGCATTGGTGAGTATGACTACAACCGCGGCAACTACGTCGAGACCCAGGACATAATCTGGGAGAGGGCGACAGCAGATCAAGAGGAAGGGTGGTCGCCAGCGACGCACGCGGATGGGCTTCGCCCAGGGCTGCCAGTGCGCGCGTGCCGGCGACTCGCCGTTGCAGGCGAGGACAGGGCTGGGGTCGCCATCACTGGTGACTACCAGCGAGGCCGCATCGTTCAGTATCATCGGCAGCCCTTCTTTAACCCTGATCCTCGACTCGTTACGGTGGCCTTCCacgccgacggcgtcgtGCAGGAGGTGCCGCTAGCCGATGTTATGAtctggcagcgctgctaccACGGCCCAGAGCGTACGGCCGGCGACGAGTCGCGTCGGTACAACCCCGCAGGCCTGCGTCGCTACATCGACGTTGCCGACCCGAACAATGAGAAGGCGTCGCCCAGCTCGTCTGCCGGCGCGAGCGGTAACGACCCGGATGACCACTTCCTGGAGAAATACGAGCGGCGCCTCGTGAACAACACCGCCTCTGCCAAGTACCGCACGACGAAGCAGATCACTGAGATTGATCAGTGGAACCGCTTCGACACATCGCGGGCGGACAaccaccgccctctctccatctcgcACCGCCGTGACTACGTCCGCCAAGGCTACTTGCCCCGGTACACGCCGTGGGAGTGGATCGCTATCCAAGAGGCGGATCAGCCCATCATTTATGAAACGGTGCGCACCGACAACGTCGGCGCGAGCTACTTCTTCTCTCTTAACCGCTCGTGGCGCTACAAGGCCCGGCCACACGGGTACCTGCGCAACTACGAGAACGAGGTGCGCGACATGCTCCAGTTCGTCGACGGCGTAACGCCGTGGAAGCAGGCGCAGAAGATCCGCACCTACTGGGAGGTCCGCCAGCATCACCCGATGCCGCAGTTCAACCGCCCGGAAGTGGCGATGCACCGCAACAACGCTGGCCTGCTGCCCTCGCACATGTGGGAGACGGACAAGAAAACGGGCAAAGTGCGTGCCGTCAAGGACTCGGTGCGCGACTACCAGACCAAAGTGCCGCTGCCCAAGTGGGTGCAGCTGTGA
- a CDS encoding hypothetical protein (TriTrypDB/GeneDB-style sysID: LpmP.27.1890) encodes MHQDNKQTFYFSSEPAGAQGGTGFVGESNQNYTTTPPAGQDGQTIPADTTDHGGYKGAHPIVAFFHVCFKVAAILVFLLSGIFGLKYVLVLVITILLLTADFWTTKNVTGRILVSMRWWNEVKEDGSTQWIFESSHEADQRVNAYDNWFFWITTGANCVVWVVLLFLNFLSFKYLPITLAGLLLSGANFLGYFKCRRDAQQKVTSFMLSQAVARPQAAGHVASFFMGGGGGNNTNATQS; translated from the coding sequence ATGCACCAAGACAACAAGCAAACCTTCTACTTTAGCAGCGAGCCGGCTGGAGCGCAAGGCGGCACTGGCTTCGTGGGGGAGAGCAACCAGAACTacacgacgacgccgcccgCGGGACAGGATGGGCAGACGATCCCGGCTGATACGACGGACCACGGTGGCTACAAGGGTGCGCACCCCATCGTGGCCTTCTTCCACGTCTGCTTCAAGGTAGCGGCGATCCTGGTCTTCTTGCTAAGCGGCATCTTCGGCCTCAAGTATGTACTGGTCCTTGTCATCACGATATTGCTCCTCACCGCCGACTTCTGGACGACCAAGAACGTGACGGGCCGTATCCTTGTCTCCATGCGGTGGTGGAATGAGGTAAAAGAGGATGGGTCGACTCAGTGGATATTCGAGAGTAGCCACGAGGCGGACCAGCGCGTGAACGCGTACGACAACTGGTTCTTCTGGATCACAACTGGCGCGAACTGTGTGGTCTGggtggtgcttctcttcctgaACTTCCTGTCCTTCAAGTACCTGCCCATCACCCTCGCTGGGCTTCTGCTCTCTGGTGCGAACTTCCTCGGCTATTTCAAGtgccgccgcgacgcgcAGCAGAAGGTTACCTCCTTCATGCTTTCCCAGGCGGTGGCCCGGCCACAGGCGGCTGGGCACGTCGCGTCCTTCTTCatgggaggtggtggcggcaacaACACTAACGCTACCCAGAGCTGA